A stretch of the Archangium violaceum genome encodes the following:
- a CDS encoding alpha/beta fold hydrolase, whose amino-acid sequence MAKMRLPVLGLALTRWEHALMAGDAGTYSGHVASRWTRVDGRRVHVRVSTHPVPPDAPTVVLVHGLVVSSRYMVPTLLRLARTCRVLAPDLPGFGRSDEPHRPPDSMSDLADALAGWMEAAGLERAILLGNSLGCQTVADFAARYPERTGGLVLQGPTMDAEARSAREQVWRWLINSLRERSAQLPLMLHDYWEAGLRRFLDSFRMALKDRIEDKLPHVQAPTLVVRGSRDPIVPQRWAERVTELLPRGRLVVIPGGTHTLNFAAPLELVRVVEPFLRELRADSVRTPHA is encoded by the coding sequence ATGGCGAAGATGAGACTCCCGGTGCTCGGGCTCGCCCTCACGCGGTGGGAGCATGCGCTCATGGCGGGTGATGCCGGGACATACTCCGGCCACGTGGCCAGCCGGTGGACGCGCGTGGACGGGCGGCGCGTTCACGTGCGCGTCTCCACGCACCCGGTGCCCCCGGACGCGCCCACGGTGGTGCTGGTGCACGGGCTCGTCGTCTCCAGCCGCTACATGGTCCCCACCCTGCTGCGGCTCGCCCGCACCTGCCGGGTGCTCGCACCGGACCTGCCGGGCTTCGGACGCAGTGACGAGCCGCACCGCCCGCCGGACAGCATGTCCGACCTCGCCGACGCGCTGGCCGGCTGGATGGAGGCGGCGGGACTGGAGCGGGCCATCCTCCTGGGCAATTCGTTGGGGTGCCAGACCGTGGCCGACTTCGCGGCACGCTACCCCGAGCGCACCGGGGGCCTGGTGCTCCAAGGGCCCACGATGGATGCCGAGGCCCGCTCCGCGCGGGAGCAGGTCTGGCGCTGGCTGATCAACTCGCTGCGGGAGCGCTCCGCGCAGCTCCCCCTCATGCTGCACGACTACTGGGAGGCGGGCCTCCGGCGCTTCCTCGACAGCTTCCGGATGGCGCTGAAGGACCGTATCGAGGACAAGCTGCCTCACGTCCAGGCGCCCACGTTGGTGGTGCGGGGCAGCCGCGACCCCATCGTCCCCCAGCGCTGGGCGGAGCGGGTAACGGAGTTGCTGCCGCGAGGTCGGCTCGTGGTGATTCCCGGAGGAACCCACACGTTGAACTTCGCCGCGCCGCTCGAGCTCGTCCGCGTGGTCGAGCCCTTCCTGCGAGAGCTCCGGGCTGACTCCGTGAGGACCCCGCACGCATG